One segment of Anatilimnocola aggregata DNA contains the following:
- the atpD gene encoding F0F1 ATP synthase subunit beta translates to MATATAPTTNVGRITQVIGATFDVEFPENQMPAIFNAVTVTSKHKGIEIDITGEIQAQIGGGRVRCVALGSTEGLFRGMEVIDTGGPVKVPVGDCTLGRVFNLLGKPIDGRGPVNATEHWAIHRDPPKLTDLSSSVELFETGIKVIDLLTPFVRGGKAGLFGGAGLGKTVILTELIARIASKHGGYSVFAGVGERTREGTDLWLEMQEAEIGKTGRHVIDQTCMVFGQMNEPPGARLRVALSALTMAEYFRDTTGKDTLLFVDNIFRFSQAGSEVSALLGRMPSAVGYQPTLATEMGALQERIASTNKGAITSVQAVYVPADDPTDPAPATAFGQLDAFLYLERSISEKGIYPAVDPLASSSRILDPQVVGEKHYAVARRVQTTLQRYRELQDIIAILGVDELSEEDKLVVHRARRIERFLSQPFFVAEVFTGKAGEYTSIADTIRSFDELCSGKWDHLPEDAFMYVGPIEQAEEQYKKSLKK, encoded by the coding sequence ATGGCAACTGCAACCGCTCCCACCACGAACGTCGGCCGCATCACTCAAGTGATCGGTGCGACTTTCGACGTCGAATTCCCCGAGAATCAGATGCCGGCCATTTTCAATGCCGTCACGGTCACTTCGAAGCACAAGGGAATCGAGATCGACATCACGGGCGAGATCCAGGCCCAAATCGGTGGCGGTCGCGTTCGCTGCGTGGCTCTCGGGAGCACCGAAGGTTTGTTTCGCGGCATGGAAGTGATCGACACCGGCGGCCCTGTGAAGGTGCCCGTTGGCGATTGCACGCTGGGTCGCGTGTTCAACTTGCTCGGCAAGCCCATCGATGGTCGCGGTCCTGTGAATGCGACCGAACATTGGGCCATCCATCGCGATCCGCCGAAGCTCACCGACCTGTCGTCGAGCGTCGAGCTGTTCGAAACCGGTATTAAGGTCATCGACCTCCTCACTCCGTTCGTCCGCGGTGGTAAGGCCGGTTTGTTCGGTGGTGCCGGTCTGGGTAAGACGGTTATTCTCACCGAACTTATCGCTCGTATTGCTTCGAAGCACGGTGGTTACTCGGTGTTTGCCGGCGTCGGTGAACGAACTCGCGAAGGAACCGATCTGTGGCTCGAAATGCAAGAGGCCGAAATTGGCAAGACGGGCCGGCACGTGATCGACCAGACCTGCATGGTGTTCGGTCAAATGAATGAGCCACCAGGTGCTCGTCTCCGAGTGGCGCTGTCGGCACTCACCATGGCCGAATACTTCCGCGATACGACCGGCAAAGACACGCTGCTGTTCGTCGATAACATCTTCCGCTTCTCGCAAGCGGGTTCGGAAGTATCCGCGCTTCTCGGGCGTATGCCTTCGGCGGTGGGTTATCAACCGACCCTGGCGACCGAAATGGGTGCGCTTCAAGAACGGATCGCTTCGACCAACAAGGGCGCTATCACGTCGGTACAAGCCGTTTACGTTCCTGCTGACGATCCGACCGACCCTGCTCCGGCCACTGCGTTCGGCCAGCTCGATGCGTTCCTTTATCTCGAACGTTCGATCTCGGAAAAAGGTATTTATCCTGCGGTGGATCCGCTCGCATCGTCGAGCCGAATTCTCGATCCGCAGGTGGTGGGCGAAAAGCATTACGCGGTTGCTCGTCGCGTGCAGACCACTCTGCAACGTTATCGCGAATTGCAAGACATCATTGCAATTCTCGGTGTGGACGAATTGTCGGAAGAAGACAAACTCGTCGTGCATCGTGCCCGCCGCATCGAACGCTTCCTCTCGCAGCCGTTCTTCGTCGCCGAAGTCTTCACCGGTAAAGCTGGCGAATACACCAGCATTGCCGATACGATCCGTAGCTTCGATGAACTCTGCAGCGGCAAGTGGGATCACCTGCCGGAAGATGCATTCATGTATGTCGGCCCCATCGAACAGGCCGAAGAGCAATACAAGAAGTCGCTGAAGAAGTAG
- the atpG gene encoding ATP synthase F1 subunit gamma, with protein MAKARALDKRRKSIRNIRKITRTMELIATARFKKAMDRATAATAYTKKITEVVAGLAKAGLQVSHPLLEAHPETKNATLLILTANRGLCGGYNGSVLRAGLARLEELKRSVPSVRVEVSGKRGLAAFKFRKLNVDESYTKFEDQPKFEDVEAIANRFLEMYITGKIDRLDVAYVKFISSSRQVAVVETLLPFDSLAVPGAASGKDAAGGAKATGDVMYEFMPSAESILEEVVPASFRAKLFKCFLDAAVSEQIARMVAMKSATENASEMIKSLSTTYNRARQSQITGEIMEIIGGVEALKK; from the coding sequence ATGGCCAAAGCGCGGGCACTCGATAAACGCCGCAAGTCCATCCGCAATATCCGCAAGATTACGCGGACGATGGAATTGATCGCCACCGCGCGATTCAAAAAGGCGATGGACCGGGCCACTGCAGCCACGGCCTACACCAAAAAGATTACCGAAGTCGTCGCCGGGCTCGCCAAGGCGGGCCTGCAAGTCAGCCATCCGCTGCTGGAAGCACATCCCGAGACGAAGAACGCGACGCTGCTGATTCTCACCGCCAATCGTGGTTTGTGCGGCGGTTACAACGGCAGCGTGCTTCGAGCCGGTCTGGCTCGGCTCGAAGAATTGAAGCGGTCGGTTCCGAGTGTGCGAGTCGAAGTCTCGGGCAAGCGTGGTCTCGCGGCGTTCAAATTCCGTAAGTTGAACGTCGACGAAAGCTATACAAAGTTCGAAGATCAACCGAAGTTCGAAGATGTCGAGGCGATCGCCAATCGCTTCCTCGAAATGTACATCACGGGCAAGATCGACCGTCTGGACGTCGCCTACGTCAAATTCATCAGCAGCTCGCGGCAGGTGGCGGTAGTCGAAACATTGCTCCCGTTCGATTCTCTGGCGGTTCCCGGTGCAGCCAGTGGTAAAGACGCGGCAGGCGGAGCCAAGGCCACCGGCGATGTGATGTACGAATTCATGCCTTCGGCCGAAAGCATTTTGGAAGAAGTGGTACCGGCCAGTTTCCGGGCCAAGCTGTTCAAATGCTTTCTCGATGCGGCGGTCAGCGAACAGATCGCCCGCATGGTCGCCATGAAGTCGGCCACCGAGAACGCTTCGGAAATGATCAAGTCTTTGTCGACCACTTACAACCGCGCCCGCCAATCGCAGATTACGGGCGAAATCATGGAAATCATCGGCGGTGTCGAGGCTCTCAAGAAGTAA
- the atpA gene encoding F0F1 ATP synthase subunit alpha, protein MKFNADEIASVIQREIEHYESQIDVREVGTVLEVGDGMARVYGLSSAMSGEMVEFPSGVRGVVFNLEESSVSIAVLGDYLAINEGDEVRSLGKLLSVPVGEAVIGRVVDPLGNPLDGKGPIVTTEFRNVEGTSPGVAERQPVKEPLQTGIKAIDAMTPIGRGQRELIIGDRKTGKTTIAIDTILNQKGKGVKCFYVAIGQKESSVANAVRVLEEKGAMEYTTVVLAGASAPAALQVYAAAAGTAMAEFFMYKGEHALIVYDDLSKQAQAYRQISLLVRRPPGREAYPGDVFYNHSRLLERSSKMSKELGGGSLTSLPIIETLEGEVSAYIPTNVISITDGQIYLQPDLFFKGVRPAMNVGISVSRVGGSAQIKAMKAREVAGGLRLALAAFRELEAFAQLGTDLDAATQSKLDRGYRMVELLKQPQYSPLDVIDQILVIYTANAGGMDDVPINQVRRFETEFLAYMKDQKSAARNLLAEKKELTAEVKDAINAAIADFKKLFKKV, encoded by the coding sequence ATGAAATTTAATGCTGATGAGATTGCCTCGGTCATTCAACGCGAGATCGAGCACTACGAAAGCCAGATCGACGTTCGCGAAGTCGGCACCGTGCTCGAAGTGGGCGACGGTATGGCGCGAGTCTACGGCCTATCGAGCGCCATGAGCGGCGAAATGGTCGAATTCCCCTCTGGCGTTCGCGGCGTGGTGTTCAATCTCGAAGAGAGCAGCGTCAGCATCGCCGTGCTGGGTGACTACCTGGCGATCAACGAAGGGGACGAAGTTCGTTCGCTGGGCAAGCTGCTTAGCGTGCCGGTCGGTGAAGCCGTCATCGGCCGCGTGGTCGATCCCCTCGGTAACCCGCTCGATGGCAAGGGCCCGATCGTCACCACCGAGTTCCGCAACGTCGAAGGTACCTCCCCCGGTGTGGCCGAACGCCAACCGGTGAAGGAACCGCTGCAAACGGGTATCAAGGCCATCGACGCGATGACGCCGATTGGTCGCGGACAACGCGAACTCATCATTGGCGACCGCAAGACGGGCAAGACGACGATCGCCATCGACACCATCCTCAATCAAAAGGGGAAGGGTGTTAAGTGTTTCTATGTGGCAATTGGCCAAAAGGAATCGTCGGTTGCCAATGCTGTCCGTGTGCTCGAAGAAAAGGGTGCGATGGAATACACCACCGTCGTGCTCGCCGGTGCAAGTGCTCCTGCTGCGTTGCAGGTGTATGCTGCAGCAGCGGGCACCGCGATGGCTGAGTTCTTTATGTACAAGGGCGAACACGCTCTGATTGTCTACGACGACTTGTCGAAGCAAGCTCAGGCCTATCGCCAGATTTCGCTGCTGGTGCGTCGTCCGCCGGGGCGCGAAGCTTATCCGGGTGACGTGTTCTATAACCACAGCCGTCTGCTCGAACGTTCTTCGAAGATGTCGAAGGAACTGGGTGGTGGTTCGCTGACTTCGCTGCCGATCATCGAGACGCTCGAAGGCGAAGTTTCGGCCTACATTCCGACGAACGTGATCTCGATCACCGACGGTCAGATTTACCTGCAGCCCGACTTGTTCTTCAAGGGTGTGCGCCCGGCGATGAACGTCGGTATCTCGGTTTCTCGCGTGGGTGGCTCAGCTCAGATCAAAGCCATGAAGGCGCGCGAAGTGGCCGGTGGTTTGCGTCTGGCCCTCGCTGCGTTCCGCGAACTGGAAGCCTTCGCTCAACTCGGTACCGACCTCGACGCTGCCACGCAGAGCAAGCTCGACCGCGGTTACCGAATGGTCGAACTCCTCAAGCAACCGCAGTACTCGCCGCTCGACGTCATCGACCAGATTCTCGTCATCTACACTGCCAACGCTGGCGGTATGGACGATGTGCCGATTAATCAAGTGCGCCGCTTTGAAACCGAATTCCTCGCGTACATGAAGGATCAAAAGTCTGCCGCCCGCAACCTGCTGGCTGAGAAGAAGGAACTAACGGCCGAGGTGAAGGACGCGATCAATGCAGCAATCGCCGACTTCAAGAAGCTGTTCAAGAAGGTCTAA
- the atpH gene encoding ATP synthase F1 subunit delta, producing MADTEQSESTFDAGREKLGLVYAKALFGAAESSGKVADVLEELESFQTDVLKKVPALRMTLSSPRIALEEKVALLDKAFAGKMSGVLLNFLKVLARHNRFECLADILKAYRKLQSEVLGQIEVSIRAAYPLSNPLRDRIAARLGEVLKRKVTLNVQIDPELLGGLVVRIGDTLYDGSVSSQLQRMKTVALQQTSQAIRDSLPRFTAT from the coding sequence ATGGCTGACACCGAGCAGTCCGAAAGCACGTTCGACGCAGGCCGCGAGAAATTGGGCTTGGTCTACGCCAAGGCGCTATTCGGCGCGGCGGAGTCGAGCGGTAAGGTGGCTGACGTGCTGGAAGAACTCGAGTCGTTTCAAACCGACGTGCTCAAGAAAGTGCCCGCGCTGCGAATGACCCTGTCGTCGCCACGAATCGCACTCGAAGAGAAGGTCGCGCTGCTCGATAAGGCCTTTGCCGGCAAGATGAGTGGCGTACTGCTCAACTTCCTCAAGGTCCTCGCTCGTCACAACCGTTTTGAATGCCTCGCCGACATCCTGAAGGCCTATCGCAAGCTGCAAAGCGAAGTGCTGGGCCAGATCGAAGTCTCGATTCGTGCTGCCTATCCCCTCAGCAATCCGCTGCGGGACCGAATCGCGGCCAGACTCGGCGAAGTACTCAAGCGGAAGGTCACGCTCAACGTACAGATCGATCCGGAATTGCTCGGCGGTTTGGTCGTCCGCATTGGCGATACGCTGTACGACGGCAGTGTGTCGTCGCAACTGCAACGGATGAAAACGGTCGCCCTGCAGCAAACGTCGCAGGCCATTCGCGATTCGCTCCCGCGCTTCACCGCGACTTAA
- the atpF gene encoding F0F1 ATP synthase subunit B encodes MLRKLCLSVVALFAVVAVVGGTLQAQESKEPEAKSAAPAEAGKVEAKSEESPAEKKADDHGHSHAAGGDHAHHDEFDNTHANASAGLKAPQEMRFDLAIATFVIFILLLVLLAKFAWGPIISGLDSRESHIASMIDQARLAQEQAEAQLRSYEAKLAAATEEARQIVGQARTDAEAAKDRILAEAKDAATKERERAIDDITIAKNAALQQIAEKSVNTAISLASSIVRRELKPEDHDQLVTDALGKFSKLN; translated from the coding sequence ATGTTGCGAAAGCTTTGTTTGTCGGTAGTCGCTTTGTTCGCCGTCGTGGCCGTTGTGGGTGGCACGCTGCAAGCTCAGGAATCGAAAGAACCTGAAGCCAAGTCAGCTGCTCCCGCTGAGGCTGGGAAGGTCGAAGCGAAGAGTGAGGAATCGCCAGCCGAGAAGAAGGCTGACGACCACGGCCACTCACATGCTGCTGGCGGCGATCATGCGCACCACGATGAGTTCGACAATACGCATGCCAATGCTTCGGCCGGCTTGAAAGCCCCGCAGGAAATGCGGTTCGATCTGGCAATTGCTACGTTCGTCATCTTCATCCTGTTGCTGGTGTTGCTTGCCAAGTTTGCCTGGGGACCGATCATTTCGGGCCTCGACAGCCGCGAGAGCCACATCGCCAGCATGATCGATCAGGCGCGGCTAGCTCAGGAGCAGGCAGAAGCTCAGCTTCGTTCGTACGAAGCGAAGTTGGCCGCTGCCACTGAGGAAGCTCGGCAGATTGTGGGACAGGCTCGCACCGATGCCGAAGCAGCTAAGGATCGGATCCTGGCAGAAGCCAAAGATGCGGCCACCAAGGAACGCGAACGCGCCATCGACGACATCACCATTGCCAAGAATGCAGCCCTGCAGCAAATTGCCGAGAAGAGCGTGAACACGGCCATTTCACTCGCCAGCAGCATCGTGCGGCGCGAGCTGAAGCCCGAAGATCACGACCAACTCGTCACCGACGCTTTGGGCAAGTTTTCCAAGTTGAACTAG
- the atpC gene encoding ATP synthase F1 subunit epsilon, with amino-acid sequence MAKMLQVVVVTPEQTALEQEAEFVALPLFDGEIGIAVDHSPLIGRLGFGEMRIKTGGKELHYYIDGGFVQVVDNVVSVLTNRAVPAAKLDVTVAQAALVTAQAKPATTDELLALRDRAILQARAQIRVAKHAKA; translated from the coding sequence ATGGCCAAGATGTTGCAAGTCGTCGTCGTCACGCCGGAACAAACGGCCCTCGAACAAGAGGCCGAGTTTGTCGCGCTGCCGCTGTTCGACGGCGAAATCGGCATCGCCGTGGACCACAGCCCGCTAATCGGTCGCCTGGGCTTTGGCGAGATGCGGATTAAGACTGGCGGCAAAGAGCTGCACTACTATATCGACGGCGGCTTCGTGCAAGTCGTCGATAACGTGGTCTCAGTCCTAACTAACCGAGCCGTTCCCGCCGCCAAGCTCGACGTGACCGTTGCCCAGGCGGCGCTCGTTACCGCCCAAGCCAAGCCCGCCACCACCGACGAACTGCTCGCCCTTCGCGACCGCGCCATTCTTCAAGCCCGCGCTCAAATCCGTGTGGCAAAACACGCCAAGGCATAG
- the atpE gene encoding ATP synthase F0 subunit C codes for MKKTALLTALFFALVLCATPGFAQEAKELVEKAPLIRFDRYFGAAITTVGAAMGIGKLASSALESMARQPEVAGSIQTAMIIAAALIEGFTFFALVVCFLGT; via the coding sequence GTGAAGAAGACCGCTCTGCTGACCGCTCTGTTTTTCGCTCTCGTTCTTTGTGCGACGCCTGGCTTCGCTCAAGAAGCTAAAGAACTTGTCGAAAAGGCCCCGCTGATCCGTTTTGACCGCTACTTTGGTGCTGCCATCACCACTGTGGGTGCAGCCATGGGCATCGGCAAGTTGGCCAGCTCGGCTCTCGAAAGCATGGCCCGTCAGCCTGAAGTCGCCGGCAGCATTCAAACCGCGATGATTATCGCCGCGGCTCTGATCGAAGGTTTCACCTTCTTCGCACTGGTCGTTTGCTTCCTCGGTACCTAA
- the nadB gene encoding L-aspartate oxidase translates to MPVTPRYLVSFTPRRLPHFFADVLIIGGGLAGLRAANAIDPRLSVLVVTKDALLQSNSNYAQGGIAGVMDPIDRFEDHVSDTLIAGGSLCDKRVVDMVVREAPERIAELVEWGTKFDEKAGRILLGREGGHSHNRIVHALGDMTGREVMRAMAEHTIALPNVRIWENTFTIDLLTYENSCQGAIVANRHGDQMLVWAKQTVLTTGGAGQVYRETTNPSVATGDGHSMAYRAGAELRDMEFMQFHPTVLYIAGGSRSLITEAIRGEGAKLVDRDGVRFMSQYDPRLELAPRDIVSQAIVTQMEKTRHPCVYLDVTHLDRQFTLERFPGIAAACKQFGLDITRDRIPVRPGAHYMIGGVTVDLAGRTTISGLWAAGEATSSGLHGANRLASNSLLEGLVYGAHAGHGASQSALAMPGDFRVFPIESPPLADSIESQEPLDVTDIRNSLKALMWRACGVRRTAELLQEALEAVDQWRRYVLLRQFNDVAGWELQNLLCLARVMIQAALAREESRGTHLRTDFPKLDDAYWNRHIWFQHSGTAESTGVT, encoded by the coding sequence ATGCCCGTAACGCCTCGCTATTTGGTTTCCTTCACTCCGCGTCGGTTGCCTCATTTCTTCGCCGATGTGCTGATTATTGGCGGTGGTCTGGCTGGGTTGCGGGCGGCGAATGCGATCGATCCTCGCCTGTCGGTGCTGGTGGTCACCAAAGACGCCCTGCTGCAATCGAACAGCAACTATGCCCAGGGGGGAATTGCGGGGGTCATGGACCCGATCGATCGTTTTGAAGATCACGTCAGCGATACGCTCATAGCCGGCGGCTCGCTCTGCGACAAACGTGTCGTCGACATGGTCGTCCGCGAAGCGCCGGAGCGAATTGCCGAACTCGTTGAATGGGGCACCAAGTTCGACGAGAAAGCTGGCCGCATTTTGCTTGGCCGTGAAGGGGGGCACAGCCACAACCGCATAGTCCATGCATTGGGAGATATGACCGGCCGCGAAGTCATGCGGGCCATGGCCGAACATACCATCGCACTCCCCAATGTGCGGATTTGGGAAAACACCTTCACCATCGATCTGCTCACCTACGAGAATTCGTGCCAGGGAGCCATCGTTGCCAATCGCCACGGCGACCAGATGCTGGTCTGGGCGAAGCAAACAGTTCTCACCACCGGGGGCGCGGGGCAGGTCTATCGCGAAACAACCAATCCCTCTGTAGCGACTGGCGATGGTCACTCCATGGCCTATCGCGCTGGAGCAGAGTTGCGCGATATGGAGTTCATGCAGTTTCACCCGACGGTCCTCTATATCGCGGGAGGAAGCCGCAGCTTGATCACCGAGGCCATTCGGGGTGAAGGGGCCAAGTTGGTCGACCGCGACGGCGTACGGTTCATGTCGCAGTACGATCCGCGTCTGGAACTCGCGCCGCGGGATATCGTCTCGCAAGCCATCGTTACGCAGATGGAGAAGACGCGGCATCCTTGCGTCTATCTTGACGTGACCCATCTCGATCGCCAGTTCACCCTCGAACGTTTCCCTGGCATCGCTGCCGCCTGCAAGCAGTTCGGGCTCGATATCACCCGCGATCGGATCCCGGTTCGCCCCGGGGCACATTACATGATTGGGGGTGTGACAGTCGATTTGGCCGGACGGACCACCATCTCTGGTCTGTGGGCTGCGGGAGAGGCAACCTCGTCAGGCTTGCATGGTGCGAATCGGCTCGCTTCGAATAGCCTGCTCGAAGGCCTGGTCTACGGCGCGCATGCGGGGCACGGAGCGTCGCAGTCAGCCCTTGCCATGCCTGGCGACTTTCGCGTCTTTCCCATCGAGTCGCCCCCGCTGGCCGATTCGATCGAGTCGCAAGAACCGCTCGACGTCACCGACATTCGCAACAGCCTCAAAGCCCTCATGTGGCGGGCTTGCGGCGTTCGTCGCACCGCCGAACTTTTGCAGGAAGCTTTAGAAGCCGTCGATCAATGGCGGCGCTATGTACTGTTGCGACAGTTTAACGACGTCGCCGGCTGGGAACTGCAGAACCTCCTCTGCCTGGCGCGGGTGATGATCCAAGCGGCCCTGGCACGAGAAGAATCTCGTGGCACCCACCTCCGCACCGACTTCCCTAAGCTTGACGATGCCTACTGGAATCGGCACATCTGGTTCCAGCATTCGGGCACTGCTGAGAGTACTGGCGTCACTTAG